AGTCCACATCAGGCGGGGTCTGCACCATTTGGACGCTGGGCGAGTGCTGGCACATCTTAAGGTTTTCATATACATGCTTTACGATTAGTTCCAGATACTGCTTTGAGTTTGCATTATCTTGGCGTGAGTTAATCTCTGGATGGAGTGTAAAGTCGGGGGCGAAGAAGTCGTAATACTCTGTGGCAGGCAGATCATTTTCAATGTCTTGGTCCACCAGCAGTGAGGTCTCGTGCGTCCAGCAGCGGGCTACGTTCCGTAATGTGTAGCCACCGCCTCCAACCACCAATGTGGGTACGTTTAGTTCTTTCACAAACTTGACACACTCTCCATGTCCCTTGGTGCTCAAGGAGAAGCAACCCAGTCGATCTCCTGCTAAAGAATCCGCGCCACACTGCAAAACGATGGCAGTGGGCCGGTAGAAGTCCATAATGGCCGATATGATTGGTTTAAACACCTGGAAATAGCTCTGGTCATCAATGCCCTCCTTTAGCGGGACATTCACGCTGTAGTATCGTCCCGATTCGGCGCCTATTTCGTACATGTCTCCCGTGCCAGGGAAAAAGTAGTTTCCATATTTGTGAAACGAGGCTGTCATTACTCGGTCCGTAAGGTAGAAGGCCTCCTGCACCCCGTCGCCATGATGAACATCGATGTCGATGTAAAGCACCCGGGGATGGTACTTCAGCAGCTCCAGAATGCCGATGACAATGTCATTTACGTAGCAGAACCCGCTTGCCTCGAACTTCTTGGCGTGATGCAGTCCACCTGACCAGTTTATGCATATGTCGCTGTGGTTGTGGTTTAGCTTTTGGGCTCCCTCCAGCGAGGCACCTGTGTACATTGCACAGAAGTCGAAAAGGCCATCGAACACGGGACAGTCCTCGCCTACGCTGAAGTGCGCCAGGTACTTGGTGTAGGCCACCGCTGAAGGAGAGAAAATAACCCGGGTATTGTACATATAATTGTATGTTGCGTTCCAATGAGGCGTGTGTCTCTTCTACTTACAATTGCACTGGATGTTTTGTGGAGTCACTTGCTGTAGGTAGGCGATGTACTCGTCGCTGTGGAAGCGGAGCATGTCCTGCGCACTGGCTCTGCAAAGGATTATGAATTAGGATATATTAAAGAATACACCTCTCTGACAAACCTACTTGTACGGCCTGTAGATCTTCATTTTCTTGTGCAGTCCGTAGTTCATCACTAGGCTGTGAGTGACCGCCAGGCGCTGCGGCTTCATTGGATGCCCCGCTCCATAGTGGAAGTTGCCCACGTCCGCGTTGTAGAAGTATGAAACCCTCCGGTCCGTCATCGCGCTAACCTTTTTAAATAGGGTAGGATCCTGTAGGGACACCGTAATCCCCTAGTTGTAGACCAAATCCTCGCCGGGCAGCAAGTACGTCTTCGCATACAGGACTATCAGCAGAACGGCCACAATGAAAAGGAGTCGCCGGGTTGTGTCGTATTCGCCCAACAGCATGCCGCCTTTGTGGTCACTGGACCCACATAAAATCCACTTATTATACCTTTATTTAAGCGCGggaaatcaatttgcaaacTTATTGCTAATTGAAGACAGCTTGAATAGGCGTTTGTCGATAATTTACTAAAAATACCCACAGTTAGTGATGTCAAAACGGGCATAAACAACGCACACTCACGACACGAAAGCATCCCTAGCTTGGTAAGTAAAATATCGAAACCCACAAAATATTTAGTCTCCCaactaatttgttttgtttcatGGTTTCGTCGATGCAAATATACCTTTACCAAAGGAATAGTGTGTGCAATTTGATAATCAGAGttataaattaacattttaattgcttgcATTTAACCCTACCATTGTAAAATATACTACGGGTATTATTGTCTTTTAGTATTACATGTTACGcttaaatttcatttccaaATTTTAAGTGATAAATGGAATGAATACAAGAACTCAACCCAACCAGAAAAACCCGCTAGACGTGAC
This genomic stretch from Drosophila yakuba strain Tai18E2 chromosome 3R, Prin_Dyak_Tai18E2_2.1, whole genome shotgun sequence harbors:
- the LOC120321771 gene encoding uncharacterized protein LOC120321771 → MLLGEYDTTRRLLFIVAVLLIVLYAKTYLLPGEDLVYN
- the LOC6535413 gene encoding histone deacetylase 3, whose product is MTDRRVSYFYNADVGNFHYGAGHPMKPQRLAVTHSLVMNYGLHKKMKIYRPYKASAQDMLRFHSDEYIAYLQQVTPQNIQCNSVAYTKYLAHFSVGEDCPVFDGLFDFCAMYTGASLEGAQKLNHNHSDICINWSGGLHHAKKFEASGFCYVNDIVIGILELLKYHPRVLYIDIDVHHGDGVQEAFYLTDRVMTASFHKYGNYFFPGTGDMYEIGAESGRYYSVNVPLKEGIDDQSYFQVFKPIISAIMDFYRPTAIVLQCGADSLAGDRLGCFSLSTKGHGECVKFVKELNVPTLVVGGGGYTLRNVARCWTHETSLLVDQDIENDLPATEYYDFFAPDFTLHPEINSRQDNANSKQYLELIVKHVYENLKMCQHSPSVQMVQTPPDVDLEELRNSREEASDPDVRMSVADEDKMVDTKNEFYDGDQDQDKADSAES